Proteins encoded together in one Anoxybacillus flavithermus window:
- a CDS encoding IS110 family transposase: protein MKLYVGIDVSSTDLYTCIMDQEGNTCAQFKVDNHLLGATFLRDQILLWANKLQPSEILIGMEATSVYSWHPAMFFHQQEELKSWNVKVFTINPKLIRKFKEAYTDLDKTDGIDAWIIADRLRFGRLKVTAVMQEQFIALQRLTRMRYHLVHQLTREKQYFLQHLFYKCSSFTQEVDSSVFGHAILELLLESFSLDEISQMDVQQLADFLRQKGRNRFADPECIAKSIQKAARSSYRLSKCVEDSIDLLLGLSIQSIRSLQAQIKELDKAITRHLEGIPNTLQTIPGIGPVYAAGILAEIGQIERFDNQAALAKYAGLTWSKHQSGRFQAEETSLIRSGNRYLRYYLVEAANSVQRHDASFRTYYRKKYEEVPKHQHKRALVLTARKLVRVIDALLRNGQIYTPRKGEDR from the coding sequence ATGAAACTCTACGTCGGGATTGACGTGAGCTCAACGGACTTATACACGTGTATCATGGATCAAGAAGGAAACACGTGCGCCCAATTCAAGGTGGACAATCATCTCCTTGGCGCGACCTTCCTTCGCGATCAAATCCTCCTGTGGGCCAACAAGCTCCAACCATCCGAAATTCTCATCGGGATGGAAGCCACTTCGGTCTACAGCTGGCATCCAGCGATGTTTTTCCACCAACAGGAGGAGCTGAAGTCTTGGAATGTCAAGGTGTTTACCATCAATCCAAAGCTCATTCGCAAATTTAAAGAAGCGTACACTGACTTGGATAAAACGGACGGCATCGATGCGTGGATCATCGCCGATCGGCTTCGCTTTGGCCGTTTGAAAGTGACAGCTGTCATGCAAGAACAGTTTATCGCCCTTCAACGGCTCACGCGCATGCGCTATCATCTCGTCCATCAGCTGACTCGGGAAAAGCAGTACTTCCTCCAACACTTGTTTTACAAGTGCAGTTCCTTTACCCAAGAGGTGGACAGCTCCGTGTTCGGACATGCCATCTTAGAGCTTCTTCTCGAGTCGTTTAGCTTAGACGAAATCAGTCAGATGGACGTGCAACAGCTCGCTGACTTCTTGCGCCAAAAAGGACGCAATCGCTTTGCCGATCCGGAATGCATCGCCAAGTCCATTCAAAAGGCGGCTCGTTCGTCGTATCGGCTTTCCAAATGTGTCGAGGATTCCATCGACTTGCTTTTAGGGCTATCGATTCAATCCATCCGTAGCCTTCAAGCGCAAATTAAAGAGCTAGATAAAGCGATTACTCGCCATTTGGAAGGCATCCCAAATACGTTACAAACGATTCCCGGCATTGGTCCGGTCTACGCCGCTGGCATCTTAGCCGAAATTGGACAAATCGAGCGCTTTGACAACCAAGCCGCCTTAGCAAAGTATGCAGGTTTGACTTGGTCTAAGCACCAGTCCGGTCGGTTCCAAGCCGAGGAGACTTCCCTCATTCGTTCCGGCAATCGCTATCTCCGTTACTACCTAGTGGAGGCTGCCAACTCGGTACAACGGCATGATGCGTCGTTTCGCACCTATTACCGGAAGAAGTATGAGGAAGTACCAAAGCACCAACACAAACGAGCCCTCGTCCTCACCGCTCGAAAACTCGTGCGTGTGATCGATGCGCTGCTACGCAACGGTCAAATCTACACGCCAAGAAAGGGGGAAGATCGATAG
- the ftsX gene encoding permease-like cell division protein FtsX has product MRLNTLRRHFRESFKSLGRNGWMTFASISAVTVTLLLVGVFLVIMLNIQHITKQIERDVEIRVHVDLSATDADKDALRAKLEALSGVEKVAYSSKDEELQKLIESFGEDGQSFRLFEQDNPLSDVFIVKAKNPLDTEKIAKQIETLPSVSKVKYGKGQIEKLFAATTTIRNVGLALIVGLLFTAMFLISNTIKITIFARRREIEIMRLVGATNGFIRWPFFLEGLWLGVLGSIVPIAIVLSAYSYIFDLLYPRLKDTFFQLLPFYPFAWKVAAVLVLLGACIGIWGSMMSVRRFLKV; this is encoded by the coding sequence ATGAGGCTTAACACCCTTCGTCGTCATTTTCGTGAAAGTTTTAAAAGTCTCGGACGAAACGGTTGGATGACGTTTGCGTCCATTAGTGCTGTTACGGTGACGCTTTTGCTTGTCGGCGTGTTTCTCGTCATTATGCTCAATATTCAACATATAACGAAGCAAATTGAGCGCGATGTTGAAATTCGTGTGCATGTTGATTTAAGTGCAACAGACGCAGACAAAGATGCGCTTCGAGCCAAGCTTGAAGCTCTTTCTGGCGTGGAAAAAGTGGCGTATTCATCTAAAGATGAAGAGCTACAAAAATTGATTGAAAGCTTTGGAGAAGATGGTCAATCGTTCCGTCTATTTGAACAAGACAACCCGTTAAGCGATGTATTTATTGTGAAAGCAAAAAATCCGCTTGATACAGAAAAAATCGCAAAACAAATTGAAACTTTGCCTTCTGTCAGCAAAGTCAAATACGGGAAAGGACAAATTGAAAAGCTATTTGCGGCAACGACGACGATTCGCAACGTCGGATTGGCGCTCATTGTCGGATTATTATTTACGGCGATGTTTCTCATCTCAAATACGATTAAAATTACAATTTTTGCCCGTCGTCGTGAAATTGAGATTATGAGATTAGTAGGGGCGACTAACGGATTTATTCGCTGGCCGTTTTTCCTTGAAGGGCTATGGCTCGGTGTATTAGGTTCGATTGTGCCAATTGCCATCGTCCTGTCCGCCTATTCGTACATATTTGATTTATTGTACCCGAGATTAAAAGATACATTTTTTCAACTTCTCCCATTTTATCCGTTTGCATGGAAAGTGGCGGCTGTGCTCGTCTTATTAGGTGCATGTATCGGCATATGGGGAAGCATGATGTCCGTCAGACGATTTTTAAAAGTATAG
- a CDS encoding type II toxin-antitoxin system RelE family toxin, which produces MNLAYKLIYRKEAVKFLAKQEKEVQERIVIALQGLLYSPPQGDIKKMRGQQSLYRLRVGTYRILFRIDHHEQMIYIEAIGNRGDLY; this is translated from the coding sequence GTGAATTTGGCTTACAAGTTGATTTACCGTAAGGAAGCAGTAAAATTTCTTGCTAAGCAAGAGAAAGAAGTACAAGAACGAATAGTTATAGCATTACAGGGATTGCTTTACAGCCCTCCTCAAGGAGACATTAAAAAAATGAGAGGACAACAAAGTTTGTACCGTTTACGTGTTGGCACATACCGCATTCTTTTCCGCATTGATCACCACGAGCAAATGATTTACATCGAAGCGATTGGAAATCGGGGAGACCTATATTAA
- the iscB gene encoding RNA-guided endonuclease IscB: MVFVLDTNKRPLAPCHEAVARKLLKQGKAAIYRRFPFTIILKKSVDESEIVDESEIKATYRLKIDYGSRHTGLAILRGQEVVWLGQLDHRTDIKERIDKRRAFRRARRNRKTRYRKPRFLNRRRKDGWLPPSLESRVQNIQTWVNRLKKLCPIGYISYENAKFDTQLMRNPEINGVEYQQGTLQGYEVREYLLEKFGRKCCYCGKENVPLEVEHIIPKSRGGTDRVDNLCLACHDCNQRKGSKTAEEFGYPHIQKQVKESLKDTSAINSTRWKVYEVLKQTGLDVECGTGARTKMNRIRLDLPKTHYFDACCVGESTTNHLYFKTKEVLFIKAKGRGSRSRTNLDRYGFPRGYLARQKFFFGFQTGDMVKAVVPRGKYQGVWFGEVACRKTGSFDIKGKDGKRIAQGINYRYVQVIQRFDGYAYGKGVAELA; this comes from the coding sequence ATGGTTTTTGTGTTAGACACAAACAAACGTCCGCTTGCTCCTTGTCACGAAGCAGTTGCAAGAAAGCTGTTGAAACAAGGGAAGGCGGCGATTTACAGGCGATTTCCATTTACCATCATCTTGAAAAAATCAGTAGACGAATCAGAAATTGTAGACGAATCAGAAATTAAAGCAACATATCGGCTAAAAATCGACTATGGAAGCAGGCATACAGGATTAGCGATTTTGCGAGGACAAGAAGTGGTATGGTTAGGGCAACTTGACCATCGCACAGACATCAAGGAAAGAATAGATAAAAGGCGTGCTTTTCGTCGAGCAAGACGAAATCGAAAAACAAGATACAGAAAACCACGTTTTCTTAATCGTAGGAGAAAAGACGGGTGGTTGCCGCCATCACTAGAGAGTCGCGTGCAAAATATCCAAACATGGGTTAACCGCCTAAAGAAATTATGCCCCATTGGGTATATATCATACGAAAATGCCAAATTCGACACGCAACTCATGCGAAATCCTGAAATCAATGGTGTAGAGTATCAACAAGGCACGCTACAAGGATATGAAGTACGGGAGTATTTGCTTGAAAAGTTTGGGCGGAAGTGTTGTTATTGCGGAAAAGAAAATGTTCCACTTGAAGTAGAGCATATCATTCCAAAATCGAGAGGTGGAACAGACCGAGTGGATAACCTATGTCTTGCCTGTCATGACTGTAATCAGCGCAAAGGAAGTAAGACAGCAGAAGAATTCGGGTATCCGCACATTCAAAAGCAAGTCAAAGAATCATTAAAGGATACAAGTGCTATCAACTCGACAAGATGGAAAGTGTATGAAGTGTTAAAGCAGACAGGATTAGATGTCGAGTGTGGAACAGGTGCACGAACAAAAATGAATCGTATTCGTTTAGACTTGCCGAAAACACATTATTTTGACGCTTGTTGTGTAGGCGAAAGCACAACAAATCACTTATATTTCAAAACAAAAGAAGTGTTATTTATCAAGGCAAAAGGGCGTGGTAGTCGCTCTCGTACAAACCTAGATAGATATGGCTTCCCAAGAGGTTATCTTGCAAGACAAAAATTCTTCTTTGGTTTTCAAACAGGGGACATGGTTAAGGCTGTTGTCCCAAGAGGGAAATATCAAGGCGTTTGGTTTGGCGAAGTCGCATGTAGAAAGACTGGAAGTTTCGATATTAAAGGCAAGGACGGAAAGCGTATCGCACAAGGAATAAATTATAGATATGTCCAAGTCATTCAGCGATTTGACGGATATGCTTATGGAAAGGGGGTGGCGGAACTTGCGTAA
- the secA gene encoding preprotein translocase subunit SecA: MLGMLKKVFDPNKRQIARLEKIANEIDALGPQMAQLSDDELRQKTEEFKARLEKGETLDDLLVEAFAVVREAAKRVLGMYPYKVQLMGGIALHEGNIAEMKTGEGKTLTATMPVYLNALTGKGVHVVTVNEYLASRDANEMGRLYQFLGLSVGLNLNSMSREEKQAAYNADITYGTNNEFGFDYLRDNMVLYKEHMVQRPLHYAIIDEVDSILIDEARTPLIISGTAQKSTKLYIQANAFVRTLKRDVDYTYDEKTKSVQLTEEGMNKAERAFGIDNLFDLKHVTLNHHISQALRAHVVMQRDVDYVVEDGKIVIVDPFTGRLMRGRRYSDGLHQAIEAKEGLEIQNESMTLATITFQNYFRMYEKLAGMTGTAKTEEEEFRNIYNMQVIVIPTNKPVIRDDRPDLIYRTMEGKFRAVVEDIAERHAKGQPVLVGTVSIETSELLSGMLTKRGIRHNVLNAKNHAKEAEIIAQAGQKGAVTIATNMAGRGTDIKLGEGVRELGGLAVIGTERHESRRIDNQLRGRSGRQGDPGVSQFYLSLEDELMRRFGSENMMAMMDRLGMDDSQPIQSKIVSKAVESAQKRVEGNNFDARKQLLQYDDVLREQREIIYRQRFQVLDSENLRDIVEKMIQSVIERVVRTHTPDEEMPEEWNVQAIVDYVQANLLSEGDVTVNDLRGKDPEEMIEFIWNKVRIRYDEKESRIPSEQMREFERVIVLRAVDMKWMEHIDAMEQLRQGIHLRAYGQIDPLREYQMEGYAMFEAMIASIEEEVARYIMKAEIESNLERQEVAKGEAVHPKEGEEVKRKPVKKAVEVGRNDPCPCGSGKKYKHCCGR; the protein is encoded by the coding sequence ATGCTTGGAATGTTGAAAAAAGTGTTTGACCCGAATAAACGGCAAATTGCGCGATTAGAAAAAATCGCAAATGAAATTGATGCGCTCGGTCCACAAATGGCGCAGCTTTCTGATGACGAGTTGCGTCAAAAAACAGAAGAGTTTAAGGCGCGTCTTGAAAAAGGCGAAACGCTTGATGATTTACTTGTCGAAGCGTTTGCGGTCGTTCGTGAAGCTGCAAAACGCGTGCTCGGCATGTATCCATATAAAGTGCAATTGATGGGGGGCATCGCCCTTCATGAAGGCAACATTGCTGAAATGAAAACAGGGGAAGGAAAAACGTTAACAGCGACGATGCCGGTATATTTAAACGCGTTAACTGGAAAAGGCGTCCATGTCGTCACGGTCAACGAATATTTAGCAAGCCGCGACGCAAATGAAATGGGCAGACTGTATCAGTTTTTAGGTTTATCTGTTGGACTGAATTTAAACAGTATGTCGCGTGAAGAAAAGCAAGCGGCTTATAACGCCGACATTACATACGGAACGAATAACGAGTTTGGTTTCGACTATTTGCGCGATAACATGGTGCTCTATAAAGAACATATGGTGCAACGCCCGCTTCATTATGCGATCATTGACGAAGTTGACTCCATTTTAATTGACGAGGCGCGGACGCCGCTCATTATTTCAGGTACGGCTCAAAAATCAACAAAATTGTACATTCAAGCGAACGCATTTGTGCGCACACTAAAACGAGATGTCGATTATACGTACGATGAAAAAACGAAAAGCGTGCAGCTGACGGAAGAAGGAATGAACAAAGCAGAGCGCGCGTTTGGAATCGACAACTTATTCGATTTAAAACATGTGACGTTAAACCATCATATTAGTCAAGCGTTGCGTGCCCATGTTGTGATGCAGCGCGACGTCGATTACGTCGTTGAGGACGGAAAAATCGTCATCGTCGATCCGTTCACAGGCCGTCTCATGCGCGGACGTCGCTATAGCGATGGGCTTCATCAAGCGATTGAGGCAAAAGAAGGGCTTGAAATTCAAAACGAATCGATGACGCTTGCGACGATCACGTTCCAAAACTATTTCCGCATGTACGAAAAGCTCGCGGGGATGACGGGAACAGCGAAAACAGAAGAAGAAGAATTTCGTAACATTTACAATATGCAAGTCATCGTTATTCCGACAAATAAACCAGTCATTCGCGATGATCGCCCAGACTTAATTTATCGCACGATGGAAGGAAAGTTTCGTGCGGTTGTTGAAGATATTGCGGAACGTCATGCGAAAGGACAACCTGTTCTCGTCGGTACGGTGTCGATTGAAACGTCTGAATTGTTATCGGGCATGTTAACGAAGCGCGGCATTCGCCATAACGTATTAAACGCGAAAAACCATGCGAAAGAAGCAGAAATTATTGCGCAAGCTGGTCAAAAAGGGGCAGTAACGATTGCGACAAACATGGCAGGACGCGGAACGGACATTAAACTCGGTGAAGGTGTGCGCGAGCTTGGCGGTTTGGCCGTCATCGGTACAGAACGTCATGAAAGCCGCCGCATCGACAACCAATTGCGTGGTCGTTCCGGCCGTCAAGGAGACCCTGGGGTATCGCAATTTTACTTGTCGCTTGAAGATGAGCTCATGCGTCGCTTCGGTTCAGAAAATATGATGGCGATGATGGATCGCTTAGGGATGGACGATTCACAGCCAATTCAAAGTAAAATCGTATCTAAAGCGGTCGAGTCGGCACAAAAACGCGTGGAAGGAAACAACTTTGATGCGCGTAAACAACTATTGCAGTACGACGATGTATTGCGCGAACAACGCGAAATTATTTATCGTCAACGTTTCCAAGTGCTTGACTCAGAAAACTTGCGCGACATTGTTGAAAAAATGATTCAATCGGTTATCGAGCGCGTCGTGCGTACGCATACACCAGATGAAGAAATGCCAGAAGAATGGAATGTGCAAGCGATTGTTGATTATGTGCAAGCGAACCTCCTTTCAGAAGGAGATGTGACTGTCAACGACTTGCGCGGCAAAGATCCAGAAGAAATGATTGAATTCATTTGGAATAAAGTACGTATACGTTACGATGAAAAAGAAAGCCGCATTCCGTCCGAGCAAATGCGCGAGTTTGAGCGCGTCATCGTGTTGCGTGCGGTCGATATGAAATGGATGGAACATATCGATGCGATGGAACAGCTTCGTCAAGGCATCCATTTACGTGCGTACGGTCAAATTGATCCATTGCGCGAATATCAAATGGAAGGGTATGCGATGTTTGAAGCGATGATTGCTTCTATTGAAGAAGAAGTTGCGCGTTACATTATGAAAGCAGAAATCGAAAGCAACTTAGAGCGACAAGAAGTAGCCAAAGGAGAAGCTGTCCACCCGAAAGAAGGCGAAGAAGTGAAACGTAAGCCGGTGAAAAAAGCGGTGGAAGTCGGCCGAAATGATCCGTGCCCATGCGGAAGCGGAAAAAAATATAAACATTGTTGCGGACGATAA
- the cccB gene encoding cytochrome c551, producing the protein MKKKLLSLFAGTAIVLAACGGGDSTSEKPANGGGDTASAAEAVYKKTCASCHGQNLEGGVGPALDKVGGKYSQDEIKDIIANGRGGMPGGLLKGDDVDKVAEWLAAKK; encoded by the coding sequence ATGAAGAAAAAGCTACTTAGTTTATTCGCTGGTACAGCGATTGTGTTAGCAGCCTGTGGTGGGGGGGATAGCACAAGCGAAAAACCAGCAAACGGCGGAGGGGATACCGCTTCAGCAGCGGAAGCCGTTTACAAAAAAACGTGTGCAAGCTGCCATGGACAAAACTTAGAAGGCGGCGTCGGTCCAGCGCTTGATAAAGTAGGCGGAAAATATTCGCAAGATGAAATTAAAGATATTATCGCAAATGGTCGCGGGGGCATGCCCGGTGGCTTACTCAAAGGCGACGATGTAGATAAAGTAGCGGAATGGTTAGCTGCGAAAAAGTAA
- a CDS encoding YitT family protein codes for MRKRSNITNPFVEKVLEYVYILVGSAVVAVAFNLFLLPNRVASGGVSGISTILHATLGWQPAYVQWALNIPLFIAGVLLLGKQFGVKTLVGTAFLPFIVYLTHDVAPATHDPLLGALFGGIGVGVGLGIVFRGRASTGGTDLAAQIIHKYTGLSLGTCVILIDGLIVLTAAFVFDLERALYALIALFVTSKTIDFVQVGFGNSKMAMIITTKEEQVREAILHKIDRGVTKLHAYGGYTEKERTMLMCVVAQSEFTKLKQLVKTIDPSAFVVVMDAAEVLGEGFKRA; via the coding sequence ATGCGAAAAAGAAGCAACATAACAAATCCATTCGTTGAAAAAGTGCTAGAATACGTATATATTCTTGTCGGCTCGGCCGTTGTGGCCGTTGCGTTCAATTTATTTTTACTTCCGAATCGTGTCGCATCAGGTGGGGTAAGCGGCATCAGTACGATTTTACATGCGACGCTCGGTTGGCAGCCAGCGTACGTACAATGGGCGCTTAACATTCCATTATTTATCGCAGGTGTGCTATTGCTCGGAAAGCAGTTTGGTGTCAAAACATTAGTTGGTACTGCCTTTTTACCGTTTATCGTTTATTTGACACATGATGTGGCACCAGCAACGCATGATCCGTTGCTTGGGGCATTATTTGGCGGCATTGGCGTCGGCGTAGGATTAGGCATTGTTTTTCGTGGTCGCGCATCGACAGGGGGAACCGATTTAGCTGCTCAAATTATTCATAAATATACAGGGTTATCGTTAGGGACGTGCGTCATTTTAATTGATGGCTTAATTGTTTTAACAGCGGCGTTTGTGTTTGATTTAGAACGGGCGCTATATGCATTAATTGCGTTATTTGTGACGAGTAAAACAATTGACTTTGTTCAAGTTGGTTTCGGCAATTCAAAAATGGCGATGATTATTACAACGAAAGAAGAACAAGTGCGAGAAGCGATTTTGCATAAAATTGACCGCGGTGTGACAAAACTACATGCATACGGCGGATATACAGAAAAAGAGCGCACGATGCTCATGTGCGTTGTGGCACAAAGTGAGTTCACAAAATTGAAACAATTAGTGAAAACCATTGATCCGTCTGCATTTGTCGTCGTTATGGATGCAGCAGAAGTGCTTGGGGAAGGATTTAAACGTGCCTAA
- the prfB gene encoding peptide chain release factor 2 (programmed frameshift), whose translation MDLVEIKQELEKMAKRLVDIRGSLDLETKEARIEQLEAQMAASDFWDDQKAAQAVISEANALKDLVGEFRSLEERFENLEVTYELVKEEPDEELQKELVAEAKKLSKDFSEFELQLLLNEPYDKNNAILELHPGAGGTESQDWASMLLRMYTRWAEKKGYKVETLDYLPGEEAGIKSVTLLIKGHNAYGYLKAEKGVHRLVRISPFDASGRRHTSFVSCEVVPEFDDNIEIDVRPDEIKVDTYRSSGAGGQHVNTTDSAVRITHIPTGIVVTCQSERSQIKNREKAMNMLKAKLYQKKLEEQQAELAEIRGEQKEIGWGSQIRSYVFHPYSLVKDHRTNTEVGNVQAVMDGEIDVFIDAYLRSKLKQG comes from the exons ATCGATTTAGTAGAAATTAAGCAAGAGCTTGAAAAAATGGCTAAGCGATTAGTGGATATTAGGGGGTCTCTT GACCTCGAAACGAAAGAAGCCCGCATTGAACAACTAGAAGCGCAAATGGCTGCCTCTGACTTTTGGGACGATCAAAAAGCGGCTCAGGCGGTCATTAGTGAGGCGAATGCGCTCAAAGATTTAGTCGGCGAGTTTCGTTCACTTGAAGAGCGATTTGAAAATTTAGAAGTAACATACGAGCTTGTCAAAGAAGAACCTGATGAAGAATTACAAAAAGAGCTTGTAGCTGAGGCGAAAAAACTATCGAAAGACTTTAGCGAATTTGAATTGCAGCTCCTATTAAATGAACCGTACGATAAAAATAACGCCATTTTGGAGCTTCATCCTGGCGCAGGTGGAACGGAGTCACAAGACTGGGCATCGATGTTGTTGCGTATGTATACGCGCTGGGCGGAGAAAAAAGGATACAAAGTGGAAACGCTCGATTATTTGCCTGGTGAGGAAGCGGGAATTAAAAGCGTCACGTTGTTAATTAAAGGGCATAATGCATACGGATATTTAAAAGCGGAAAAAGGCGTGCATCGCCTCGTGCGCATTTCTCCGTTTGACGCTTCTGGTCGCCGTCATACATCGTTCGTTTCGTGCGAAGTTGTACCTGAATTTGATGACAACATTGAAATTGACGTGCGTCCAGATGAAATAAAAGTCGATACGTATCGCTCAAGCGGTGCCGGCGGTCAGCACGTCAATACGACGGATTCAGCTGTACGTATTACACATATTCCAACTGGCATTGTCGTCACATGCCAATCGGAGCGTTCGCAAATTAAAAACCGCGAAAAAGCGATGAATATGTTGAAAGCGAAGTTGTATCAAAAGAAACTAGAAGAACAACAAGCGGAGCTTGCTGAAATTCGCGGTGAACAAAAAGAAATTGGTTGGGGAAGCCAAATTCGTTCTTACGTGTTTCATCCGTACTCGCTCGTAAAAGATCATCGAACAAATACCGAAGTCGGAAACGTGCAAGCGGTAATGGACGGCGAAATAGACGTCTTTATTGACGCCTATTTACGTTCGAAGTTAAAACAAGGGTAA
- the ftsE gene encoding cell division ATP-binding protein FtsE — translation MIEMQDVYKTYPNGVIALNGISVRIKQGEFVYVVGPSGAGKSTFIKMMYREENPTSGKIMINGVNLANIKNSKVPLLRRNIGIVFQDFKLLPKLTVYENVAFALEVIEESPKNIRKRVMEVLDLVRLKHKARFYPDELSGGEQQRVSIARSIVNNPAIVIADEPTGNLDPDTSWEIMDIFERINDRGTTIVMATHNREIVNTIRKRVIAIERGKIVRDEVKGEYGYEA, via the coding sequence ATGATTGAGATGCAAGATGTATATAAAACATACCCGAACGGAGTGATCGCATTAAACGGCATTTCCGTTCGCATTAAGCAAGGTGAATTTGTATATGTCGTCGGTCCGAGCGGTGCTGGGAAATCGACGTTTATTAAAATGATGTATCGCGAAGAGAATCCGACAAGCGGCAAAATTATGATTAACGGCGTGAACTTAGCGAATATAAAAAATAGCAAAGTCCCTTTGCTTCGCCGAAATATCGGGATCGTCTTCCAAGACTTCAAGCTTCTTCCAAAGTTAACGGTGTATGAAAACGTCGCGTTTGCTTTGGAAGTTATTGAGGAATCGCCAAAAAACATTCGCAAGCGCGTCATGGAAGTGCTTGACTTAGTGCGACTAAAACATAAAGCGCGCTTTTACCCTGATGAATTGTCTGGAGGAGAGCAACAGCGGGTGTCGATCGCTCGTTCAATCGTCAACAACCCAGCAATTGTTATTGCTGATGAACCGACGGGAAATTTAGATCCAGATACATCTTGGGAAATTATGGACATCTTCGAGCGAATTAACGATCGTGGAACGACGATTGTCATGGCAACACATAACCGTGAAATCGTCAATACGATTCGCAAGCGCGTCATTGCGATTGAACGCGGGAAAATTGTGCGCGACGAAGTGAAGGGGGAATACGGTTATGAGGCTTAA
- the hpf gene encoding ribosome hibernation-promoting factor, HPF/YfiA family — protein sequence MKYNIRGENIEVTQAIREYVEKKIGKLERYFESTEGITVYVNLKVYNDKQAKIEVTIPMPQIVLRAEERHDDMYAAIDLVVDKLERQIRKHKTKVNRKMREKEANGVTLTTTAPVATGEHEEEEFEIVRTKRFSLKPMDSEEAILQMNMLGHNFYVFINAETNRTNVVYKRKDGKYGLIEAN from the coding sequence ATGAAATACAACATTCGCGGAGAAAACATCGAGGTTACACAAGCGATTCGAGAGTATGTCGAGAAAAAAATCGGGAAATTAGAGCGTTATTTCGAATCAACCGAAGGAATTACTGTTTACGTTAACTTAAAAGTATATAATGATAAGCAGGCGAAAATTGAAGTCACTATTCCAATGCCACAAATCGTGTTGCGTGCCGAAGAGCGCCATGACGATATGTATGCGGCAATCGATTTGGTCGTCGATAAACTCGAACGCCAAATTCGTAAACATAAAACGAAAGTAAATCGAAAAATGCGCGAAAAAGAAGCAAATGGTGTCACGCTAACAACAACAGCTCCTGTGGCAACAGGAGAGCATGAGGAAGAAGAATTTGAAATTGTGCGTACGAAACGTTTTAGCTTAAAGCCGATGGATAGCGAAGAAGCGATTTTGCAAATGAACATGCTTGGCCATAACTTTTACGTCTTTATTAATGCAGAAACAAACCGCACAAACGTCGTTTACAAACGAAAAGACGGCAAATATGGCTTAATTGAAGCGAACTAA